In a single window of the Harpia harpyja isolate bHarHar1 chromosome 3, bHarHar1 primary haplotype, whole genome shotgun sequence genome:
- the FLRT2 gene encoding leucine-rich repeat transmembrane protein FLRT2, with translation MGSWMRMWPTDWAVLMKSWLIFSLGLYMQVSKTLACPKVCRCDRNFVYCNERSLTSVPLGIPEGVTVLYLHNNQINNAGFPAELHNVQSVHTVYLYGNQLDEFPMNLPKNVRVLHLQENNIQTISRAALAQLLKLEELHLDDNSISTVGVEDGAFREAISLKLLFLSKNHLSSVPVGLPVDLQELRVDENRIAVISDLAFQNLTSLERLIVDGNLLTNKGIAEGTFSHLSKLKEFSIVRNSLTYPPPDLPGTHLLRLYLQDNQITHIPLTAFSNLHKLERLDISNNQLRMLVKGVFDNLHNLRQLTVRNNPWLCDCSIKWVTEWLKFIPASINVRGFMCQGPEQVRGMAVRELNMNMLSCPTTTPGLPLIITPVPATAMPTTLVPTSSVPPPSSKYNPLTPTIATLPTVPDREDRERVTPPITERIQLSIHFVNDTCIQVNWMSLFTVMAYKLTWVKMGHSLVGGIVQERIVSGEKQHLSLVNLEPKSTYRICLIPLDTYNNYRTGEDTVCSEATTKASFLSNGSNIPSSHEQTTSQNLGSPFLLAGLIGGAVIFVLVVLLSIFCWHMHKKGRYTSQKWKYNRGRRKDDYCEAGTKKDNSILEMTETSFQIVSLNNDQLLKGDFRLQPIYTPNGGINYTDCHIPNNMRYCNSNVSDLEHCHT, from the coding sequence atgggtTCGTGGATGAGAATGTGGCCCACAGATTGGGCTGTTCTCATGAAATCATGGCTTATCTTCTCCCTGGGGCTCTACATGCAGGTCTCCAAAACTTTGGCCTGCCCAAAAGTGTGCCGCTGTGACCGAAACTTTGTCTACTGTAATGAGCGAAGCTTGACCTCAGTGCCTCTTGGGATACCGGAGGGTGTAACCGTCCTCTACCTCCATAATAACCAAATTAACAATGCTGGATTTCCTGCAGAGTTGCACAATGTCCAGTCTGTGCACACAGTCTACCTGTATGGTAACCAATTGGATGAATTCCCCATGAACCTGCCCAAGAATGTCAGGGTTCTCCACCTGCAGGAAAACAACATTCAGACCATTTCTCGGGCTGCCCTTGCTCAGCTTTTGAAGCTGGAAGAGCTGCACCTGGATGACAACTCCATCTCCACTGTTGGTGTTGAGGATGGGGCATTCCGGGAAGCCATCAGCCTCAAGCTTCTGTTCTTGTCCAAGAATCACTTAAGCAGCGTACCAGTAGGCCTTCCAGTGGACTTACAAGAACTTCGAGTAGACGAAAACCGAATTGCTGTCATTTCAGACCTGGCCTTCCAGAATCTTACAAGTCTGGAGCGTCTGATTGTGGATGGCAATCTCCTTACTAATAAAGGCATAGCTGAAGGCACCTTCAGCCACCTCTCCAAGCTCAAGGAATTCTCAATAGTGCGGAATTCACTGACCTACCCTCCTCCCGATCTTCCAGGTACACATCTGCTAAGGCTCTACTTGCAGGACAACCAGATAACCCATATACCACTTACAGCCTTTTCAAACCTCCACAAGCTGGAACGTCTTGATATTTCCAACAATCAACTTCGGATGTTGGTAAAGGGGGTATTTGATAATCTCCACAACCTGAGGCAACTCACTGTAAGGAATAATCCCTGGTTGTGTGACTGCAGTATTAAGTGGGTCACTGAATGGCTCAAATTTATTCCCGCTTCCATCAATGTACGGGGTTTTATGTGCCAGGGACCAGAGCAGGTCCGAGGTATGGCAGTCAGGGAGCTCAATATGAATATGTTGTCAtgccccaccaccacccctggtCTGCCACTTATCATCACCCCAGTCCCAGCTACAGCCATGCCAACTACATTAGTTCCCACCTCATCAGTTCCTCCCCCAAGTAGCAAATATAATCCTCTCACTCCCACCATAGCCACACTCCCCACTGTGCCTGACAGGGAGGACAGAGAAAGGGTGACACCTCCTATAACCGAACGGATTCAACTCTCCATCCATTTTGTGAATGACACGTGCATCCAAGTTAACTGGATGTCTCTTTTTACTGTGATGGCATATAAACTCACGTGGGTTAAAATGGGCCATAGCCTGGTAGGAGGAATTGTTCAGGAACGAATAGTTAGTGGTGAGAAGCAACACTTAAGCTTGGTAAATCTGGAGCCCAAATCCACCTATCGGATTTGCTTGATTCCACTGGATACTTACAACAATTACCGAACTGGAGAAGACACTGTCTGTTCAGAAGCCACAACCAAGGCTTCCTTTTTGAGCAATGGCAGCAACATCCCCTCCAGCCATGAGCAGACGACTTCTCAGAACCTGGGCTCCCCATTTCTGTTGGCAGGGTTGATTGGAGGTGCAGTGATATTTGTCCTTGTGGTCCTGCTCAGCATTTTTTGCTGGCACATGCACAAAAAAGGGCGTTACACCTCCCAGAAGTGGAAATATAACCGGGGCCGTCGGAAAGATGACTACTGCGAGGCAGGGACCAAGAAGGACAACTCCATCCTGGAGATGACGGAAACCAGCTTCCAGATTGTCTCCTTAAATAATGATCAGCTCCTTAAAGGAGATTTCAGACTGCAGCCCATTTATACCCCAAACGGGGGCATTAACTACACAGACTGCCACATCCCCAACAACATGCGATACTGCAACAGCAATGTCTCAGACCTGGAGCACTGTCATACGTGA